Genomic segment of Xanthobacter dioxanivorans:
GGCAAAGCCGATGAGCGCCGCCGCCGCCGCGCCTGCGGCGCCGGCCTCGGTGGGGGTGAATATGCCCCCGAACAGGCCCCCGAAGACCGCGAGGATGAGGAGGATGACCGGCCAGGTCTCACGCAACGCGGCGAGCCGCTCGGCCCGGGTCACGTGGTGATCGACCGGTGGCGCGAGCGAGGGGTCGAGCCGGGTCCGGATGAGAATGACGAGGATATAGCCGATGGCTGTGAGGAGCCCGGCGCTGATGCCGGCAAGGAAGAGCTGCGTCACCGGCACTTCGGCGATCAGCCCATAGAAGATGAGGATGATCGACGGCGGGATCAGCGCGCCGATGGTTCCCGCCACCGCGACCGAGCCCGCGGCGAGCTGAGGGTGGTATCTGGCCTCGATCATCTGCGGGATCGCGATCTTGCCGATCGTCGCCGAGCACGCCAGCGAGGAGCCGCACATGGCGGCAAAGCCGGTGGCACCGAGAACCGAGGCGATGGCGAGACCGCCCGGAACCGCGGCGAGCCATAACCGCGCCAGCCGGAACAAGCCGTCGGTCAGTCCGGCGCGGTGGCATAGGTGGCCGAGAAGAAGGAACATGGGCAGCGAACTGAGAACCCAGTTCGCCGCGAAATTGAACGGCACAACGCCAAGGGCGCCGAGAGCCACCATCCATCCTTTCACCGCCCATAGGCCGAGGAAGGACACGCCGATGAGCGCCGGGCCGATGGGCATGCCGAGCAGCAGAGCGGCAATCAGCAGAACCAGCGCGAGCAGGCCGATTTCGACGCCGCTCACGGCTCATGCTCCGGCTGCCGCTGGGAAGAGGCATCGCCGGGCAACCGGGGGGTGAGACGCAGCAGAAAGGCGATGGCCAGGAGGCCGGCTCCGATTGGAACGGCAAAATGAGCCGGCCATACCGGCATGATGGCGCTGCCCTGCACCTGCGCTGCACTGACCTCCCAGTCGCGCACCGCATCCATCCAGCCGCGCCAGGCGACCAGCGCCATGATCAGCGCTGCGGCCAGGCCGCTCGCCGCCCGCATGAGCCTTTTCACGCGGGCCGGCATGAGCGGCACCAGGAGATCGACCGAGATGTGGCCGCCGTGCCGCTCGACAAGCGCCAGCGGCGCGAAGACAACGATCACCATGTAGTAGTGCGTCACGGTGGTCAGCGTTCCGGGCAGGGGCTGCCCGAGCAGCTTGCGCACCACCACATCGAGCGTGACATGCACCATCATCAGGAGGATGGCGGCGCTGCCCAGGAAGGCCCCCGCCCGGGCCGCCGCATCGACCAACCCAATGATCCGCTTCACCCCATCCCCCTCTGGCGCGACTTTGACGCATGGCGCGCCGGTATTCAGCGGCCGGGGTCGCTTACGTCCACCTTCGAATACAGGTCCTGCCAATAGATGTCCGCCAGTTCCTCGGCGGAGGAGACCTGGCTCACACCCAGCGCCCATCGTTCGAGGATCGGCAGGAATTCATCCAGCATTTGCCGGCTGCGCCCGACGCCCTGGGCGGCGTAAATCTCCGCAAGCCGGCTGAGGTCAGCCTCAGTGAAGCGCGCGCTCGCCTCGCGGACGGCCGCGTCGGCCTCGTAGACGGAGCCGCCGGCCGCAACGGCCTGCCCGATCACCTGCTGCTCGCCCTCGCCATATGCCCAATTGGTAGTGGCCGTTCCCCAGGCGGTAGCCTTCATGATGGCCCTGCGCTCCGCGGCCGTCAGCCTGCGCCAGACATCGCGGTTGACGTTTGCAAAGGCCGCCACATAGACGCCGCCGGGAACATCCGCCGTGATGGAGCGGATCGAGCCGCTCAAGCCGAAGTTGCGGACATCCGGAAGGGATAGGACGACGCAGTCGATGATGCGCTGCGTCAGTGCCTCGAGCATCTCATTGCCGGCCATGGTGACGGGCACGGCTTTCATCGCCTCCGCCCAGCGCGCCCAGTTCGCGCCGCCGACCCTGAGCCGGGCGCCGCGGAGCTCCGCCATGGAACGAACGGGACGAACGCAACTGAGGGCATAGGGGGTCGTCGCAGCCGCGCCGGTGTATACTTGGTTCTGACGGGCAAATTCCGCGACGCATTCCGGGCAGCGCGTCAGGATGAACTCGGCCATGGCCGGTGCATAGGCGGCCCCCTTCAACCGGCGCGGCAGACTGGAGAACCTGTCCAGCACCATGGACGCGTCATGGATCAGGTTGGTCGCAGGATATTCTCCGGCCTGGTAGGTGGTCAGCACCACTCCGATATCGGCGAGCCCGGCGCGGAGACCGGGCGAGGTCTCCGCCAAGCTTAGCAGCGACATGGCATAGACGCGCGCGGTCACCTCGCCCCCGGTCTCCCGGCGAAGGGCTGCGGCAAAGACCTCGCCGCCCCTGACGAGGTAGGATTGCGGCGGGTGGCCGATGGCAAAGGATAATTCGGCCGCGCCCAGCGGGCGAAATGCTACCGCGAGGAAGAGACCGGCCAGGGCGTACACCACTCCACGGCTCATCTTGCCACTCTGACACCTGGGCAGAAATGGATCTGACGCCGCGCGGCAGCGCGAGGCCTGTCAGACATCTTTATAGTCTAGCATAGGCCTATTGGCCCGCCAGAAGAACACCGGGTAAATTGGCGGCAATGAAAATGCATCGGCGGCGCCGTGACGGGGCGCGGCGGTGCAATGCCTCTGGCTTGGACGCCGATGCCCATGATCACATTTCCGCGATTGGGTAAATCGGGCTTTGGTCACGACGGTGTCCGGCGGCGTAATCACGGGCTTTGGGAGGAGCATTTCGTGCCACTGGCCTCGAATGTCAGGTCGCGGTTGCCCGTGGGACGG
This window contains:
- a CDS encoding TRAP transporter large permease; this translates as MSGVEIGLLALVLLIAALLLGMPIGPALIGVSFLGLWAVKGWMVALGALGVVPFNFAANWVLSSLPMFLLLGHLCHRAGLTDGLFRLARLWLAAVPGGLAIASVLGATGFAAMCGSSLACSATIGKIAIPQMIEARYHPQLAAGSVAVAGTIGALIPPSIILIFYGLIAEVPVTQLFLAGISAGLLTAIGYILVILIRTRLDPSLAPPVDHHVTRAERLAALRETWPVILLILAVFGGLFGGIFTPTEAGAAGAAAAALIGFAKRSLSLRAFTEAVGETARATCALILIGIGASLLARFLTLSGAGVFITDAFAVLGERPAALMLAITLLYIFLGCFLEPISTMLITLPIVLPLVAKAGLDPIWFGVVLTKLLEFGMLTPPVGLNVFVIKGVVGDLIPTSEIFRGVFWFGLMDMAVLTLLICIPDIVLFLPRVLG
- a CDS encoding TRAP transporter small permease, with the translated sequence MKRIIGLVDAAARAGAFLGSAAILLMMVHVTLDVVVRKLLGQPLPGTLTTVTHYYMVIVVFAPLALVERHGGHISVDLLVPLMPARVKRLMRAASGLAAALIMALVAWRGWMDAVRDWEVSAAQVQGSAIMPVWPAHFAVPIGAGLLAIAFLLRLTPRLPGDASSQRQPEHEP
- a CDS encoding C4-dicarboxylate TRAP transporter substrate-binding protein, encoding MVYALAGLFLAVAFRPLGAAELSFAIGHPPQSYLVRGGEVFAAALRRETGGEVTARVYAMSLLSLAETSPGLRAGLADIGVVLTTYQAGEYPATNLIHDASMVLDRFSSLPRRLKGAAYAPAMAEFILTRCPECVAEFARQNQVYTGAAATTPYALSCVRPVRSMAELRGARLRVGGANWARWAEAMKAVPVTMAGNEMLEALTQRIIDCVVLSLPDVRNFGLSGSIRSITADVPGGVYVAAFANVNRDVWRRLTAAERRAIMKATAWGTATTNWAYGEGEQQVIGQAVAAGGSVYEADAAVREASARFTEADLSRLAEIYAAQGVGRSRQMLDEFLPILERWALGVSQVSSAEELADIYWQDLYSKVDVSDPGR